In Acipenser ruthenus chromosome 1, fAciRut3.2 maternal haplotype, whole genome shotgun sequence, the genomic stretch ATCAAGAGACAGCTTTCAGAGAGGGAGGTAAGAAAAGTTAATTTGTCTTTaacttgtcttttttatttatttatgtatttatttatttatttatttacaaaattcTCCTAATCAGATTGTCCATTACTCATTTAAATGAATGGGTGGATAATGTTATCCATTAAAACACCCTTACTTGACTGATTAATGGATTAATTCATTagcaataaaacctttttttcattaaTTCCGTAAACTAAGCAAAACATTTCCACAtgacaagttttattttaaattacattttactgttAAAAACACAAATCCCATCACTATAAAATAAAGGATAGCTGTGAGGAATACAACAATTGCTCTGGTATAAAACTATCCAGAAGTAATTTACTGTGAGAAAGGagcaaaaatagacaccaatcctatttttttcacATCGCTCTAGTGTAGCTTTAGTGGAGCTTCAGTGTAGTCCCGTCGCATCACATGCAGTGCGAATGGTTCCTATCAAAGCTACTTCTTCCTTTTTCTTTTGTCGTGGCGCGGTGTGACGGTCCCAGCTCAGTTTGGAGATCCCCCTCGAGTAGGACCAGCTCTTTAGACAGTCTTATGCCCAGTCTTTGGATGATTGTAAGAGAGATTGTGCTATGTGCTGTGTACTGACTTAATCTGCTTCTACAATGCAACATTATTTTATAACTGCAGCCTAATAATAGCCTTCTGTTTCCCCCCTCACAGTTTCAATTACTATACTCTGTTTAATAACGGAATTACCTTTGTGTGTGCAACAGAAAAGAACATGGACTCCTTAACAGCATACAGGTTTCTTGAtgaggtaaagaaaaaaaaaatgttgtttttctaaTATTCTTTATTAAAGGCAGTTTAAACATGGCCCCACTCAAAAACTGTTTGAGTCTATTCTTTGTTATACATGTCTAGGCTGTTGTTAATGAAACTAACAACAATCTAAAATAGGGATGTAACGGTGTACCTGTTTTACGGTAAACCGCGGTATAAACTGGCACGGTTTTGAAACCACAACCATAtttctataccatgattaccaagttcacacggtttaaggtgatatgggcgcgtttttttttattcaccgtTTGTCCATCGGTGAGCGACTGTGTTCATTAGAACTAACTAATGAACACAGACATCTCAAGTTCTGAAACCTGCCATGCATGAGATTATCCGCATAGGCTATTAAATAAATGacgtcatatttaatataaaccgccctactaaacaatgatcgctagcaagCGATCACAAATACTTGAAAATATCAGCAAaaacaaggcactgtaactttaAATCACTGCCTccctattaatttaccaaaccaaagaagtaacagTAGCTAttcaccacctggaagttggttacttattcccggttccttatttgcgatgtagttgacaaagcagcgtgtcctttttctgtgtgttttaactcacttacacatcttgctcaattaatatattgcaacTAATATATtgttccttctttaaaaaaaacgaaaatattaataacaaatctgtatcagcagcatggCGGTACCCTGTATTACCTGTTTGTTTCGCCCCATTTAACCCACCTTAGatgccttgctcactaaatatcgaagtatccctagataggttattgtctcctctttgcaaaaacactaaagattttagtgagcaagccgtaccccacgaacagcagcaccccaaaatgtagcccattataacctatacagaactcatgggggcacgtcttttgatgccccatttaccccccttagacgccttgctcactaaaatctttagtgtttttgcaaagaggggttgataacctatctagggataccttgATAtgtagtgagcaagccgtctaagggggttTTGGTTTATATTTCTCTTTAACCAGTGCACAGTAAATACAGCGTTGTGGTCCTTTTAGTTTAAAGGCCCAAACCATTTGATTACCATTCTGTTAAGTGCTGATCTCAGACCTGTGTGGATTCATCAGTTAGCTGTTTTTCTGGTCCACATCCTATACAGGTAAACACTTCATTGTGTAACTCATGGAACTCTCAAACTTAAGAAagtcaaataaaacaataacgTTTAATGAAGCTATGGACTTGTGTGTTAACTAATCTATAGTTTCAACCCAATTCATTAATTATATGTAATTTTGGTGGCGCCATTCTCAAGAAAATTGGTCATATTTTTTAACTTGAGTAATGTAGTTCAGTAAAGCAACCTGGGCCCTTCCAGACCATGTCTTTGTTCAAACTGTGTCATTAACTCTTTCAGCATTAACTGTGCAAAAAGACACCCCTACTATAACTAATTAAAGAGTTTAAGAAGTAAATAGATCATGCAAAAACTGTAAGTGATACCAACCAGGTCCAGTTAACTGgtctgctgtgttgagtggaCTTATTTTCTCAGAGTTCTGCAGTGTTGAAGGAGTATACTAATACATTATACTAAGTAAAACTGACCAGGTCCTTAAGTTCTAGCTCATTCAAGCCTGTTTCACAGAACCTGATGAGCTCTAATATTGGACTAGCTAAAGTTACCTTGGGTAAGGTTGTCCACGAATAGTGCTAACTCAGGCTTCTGAATTATTACTGGTCACCAGCAAAACACCAGTTGCCATAATTTGAGAGAGTAAATTATACCTTAAAGCTGCTACGTATAGAATGATGTGAGCTTGACATCTTTTTGTTATCTTTAGATTTGCAAGATCTTTGTTGAAAGTCCTCTGATAAACAAAGTGGCATTTGCTCATCCCTTTGAATTGAGTGCAGACCTTAATCAGGTGCTGGGCCAGAACATGGTATGTATCGGTAATAATAGATAGTAACTTACCAGCCAATGACAGTCAGCGGGAATATGTTTGCTGCTGTTGTTAACTTGTAAACTAGGGCTGTGTCCCTCTCTTAGGAAATCTGAGCAGCAGAGAGCACCTGATAGactttgtttgttggaagccgttgctgctgtagctgctgtctctttaaaatgtgttcttctAGACACAAGTGTGGATCAGTAAGGGAAAGTTAAATGTTAACCAGGAGTTTGAACATTTGTCCTCATTCTTGTGGCTGTGTTAATCAGGAAAAAGAGGGGTATACAGTACTAGCATCATGGTAAGTcgcttattttgtttaataaagaatgcaaatatgatttaaaacaaaaaacaaagtcaagACTGAAGAAGTTTTTCACAGAGGTACAGTAATATGTGTCTGTTAAATAAAGAGACACTTAAATATAATTGTTATCTTTATTTACTCCTGTTTATATATTTCAgacaaaagtttaaacacatgATAAAGACATGCAACATGCCTGATACTGTTGCAactcaactttagtactgtataAAAGCAATACAGATCCgttttactggaaaaaaaaaaattccatgcaTTTTGATAATTATGTTTTCCAAATGTTCATATGTAGCACAAGAGAGTATTACAAAAAGATACTTTTTGTAGTAATTAAATTAGACAAACATgtcgttttaaaaaaatattttccagATGTTGTCAGATGTTATCAGATTTCCCAACAACACTTATGATAAATACTGTTCTATTACCAATATTGTAGACAGAATTTCTGTATAAAATGACTTACACACATCATAAATACAATACCACCTGCTGCTTGCACGATTAGCACCTGTTAACTGTTTAAGGTGATCATTATTCTCCATATTAACCATTTATAAATCTTAGAGTTAAATCTTGTTCAGACTTTGCATTGTCATGAATCTGCTTTTTTACTTGCTAAATAAGATGTTAATTACAATATCAGGGACAAACTTGAACTTTATCATGGGTACAGTCATGTGTCAGGAAGTGAGTCTTACAGTAAGTGAGTCTTACAGTCATATTCAGATACAACCCTTCAATGTCAGTGCTCACTTACAGTATGTGTGCTTTCTCAAAACAAACAACTAGTAACTTGGAACACTTACAGGGATTGTAGAGCTTAATAATAAATCTGACCTGCTGTGCATTTCCATTCagtatataggtctcaaatgtgcagctttgcaAGAAATGCATCATAGTAAAAATTaaggcctggattaaatcaacATTATGGTAGCACCATAACCATTTAAAAGTATGGTTAGGGTGCTGCCATAAACTTTCATTATTCAGATCTAGGTTAAAGAcacctctgtttgcaagccatgctttcataGTGTTTTGCACTTCATTTCACCtgaagggtgaaattgtccccacctgtTCAACGGCTTCTGTACTGTCATgaaccagccagctgcttccccccattgactgacatgctttcagccagtaacagacTTCTGAGATCAAATCACCCAGGAAGTGCACATATAAGACCTGTGTAGCTAATGGCACTAGTCACTTTAAGTGAGCACTAACgcttaagggtttttttttctgaatatggCTTTGCTGTACTGATAATATATCTACAGTATTTGTTGTGTTATACGAAAGCAGGTGCATAAGAATTTGGGAATAATTACTTGTTTTTTCTACCACCTAATATAACTATGATGTCAACAAAAACACACGCATATTGCTGTGCAGGTAACCATGATGAAGAAATGGTATGTCACTCTTTTCCTTTTGTTAGTTGTCACTTAGTGGCATCTGAGCATTTCTATCTGCAGCCTCTCTTGGCTTGGGAGTTTAACCTTCAAGTACTTTGTGCTGATTTAGGATGAGTTCCCATTGACCAACAATCCGTCGGATGCgctattactgtacagtatgctcaCATTCATATGCAATGTGCATCTGACCAGACAAAGCTTGTCACATGCATTGTCTTCTATTTAACTTAGCTGTACCATCTGTTTTACCAttcttgcctgtgctttactacacttagCTATACGTTTACCATATTAAAGTATACTACTGTCACCTTTTATAAGGGCACTTTGGCTAGTGTGTTTGAAATGGTTAATTTGTTTCTATCTTCGCCCTTCGTGTAGGCTGACTATAGTGCAAAACCGAGTTCTGGAAAGCTGGACGCTGTACAGGAGCAGGTTAACGACGTGAAAAACATTTTGTCAGATAACTTAAACAAAGTTCTAGAAAGAGGAGAAAGGCTGAATGATCTTATAGACAAAACAGATGACCTGCAAGCAactgtaagtgttttgttttcgttttttaaTTATACTCTACAGTGGCCCTGGTGTTACTAGAAAACTGTTCCATAAATTCTTTGAGGTCTTTTCAGCAAGCCATTCTGCACTTGTTTTAAATCGTTCGCTCTTTAGATTGTGTAAATAGACCTGCCCCAGTGTATTTGCTTTTCAATTTACAACTCTTTAAACATGCCGTCTCTTTTCAGGCCGAGACTTTCCAAAAAACATCAACAAGGATTGCTCGGAAGATGTGGTGGAAAAACAAAAAGATGCTTGCTATTATTGTGGTGAtagttataataattataatcatCATAATTCTTTTAGCCACAAATGTTATTCCAACATAATATCCACCCAGTGGTTTACATTTATCAGACTCCTGACTTGTACATGTTTTTTGCACATTACGTTTATAATTTAATACATTGTAAATTCAGACATGTACATAAttgtatttcaataaaaatgtgttttgtgcttaCGAATGCAAGATCACGTTACATtatcataaaaaaaatagtataaaaaGTAGAATACTCTT encodes the following:
- the LOC117408805 gene encoding uncharacterized protein LOC117408805 isoform X1, with translation MAIVYSCIAKGHIILADVSLRGGDFQGTALNLIRPSPMGPLSRDSFQRGSFNYYTLFNNGITFVCATEKNMDSLTAYRFLDEICKIFVESPLINKVAFAHPFELSADLNQVLGQNMADYSAKPSSGKLDAVQEQVNDVKNILSDNLNKVLERGERLNDLIDKTDDLQATAETFQKTSTRIARKMWWKNKKMLAIIVVIVIIIIIIIILLATNVIPT
- the LOC117408805 gene encoding vesicle-associated membrane protein 8 isoform X2; the encoded protein is MGPLSRDSFQRGSFNYYTLFNNGITFVCATEKNMDSLTAYRFLDEICKIFVESPLINKVAFAHPFELSADLNQVLGQNMADYSAKPSSGKLDAVQEQVNDVKNILSDNLNKVLERGERLNDLIDKTDDLQATAETFQKTSTRIARKMWWKNKKMLAIIVVIVIIIIIIIILLATNVIPT